The Betaproteobacteria bacterium genome contains a region encoding:
- the dinD gene encoding DNA damage-inducible protein D has translation MSPKTPENPRPSFDSIRQVSTGGGEFWLARELQPLLDYAAWDKFKRVIDKAIEACRQSGHPVEDHFSQTAKMVDIGSGARREIEDCRLSRYACYLIVQNGDPAKPVIAYGQTYFALQTRRQELRDEDAFSRLTEDEKRLAIRNELATHNRKLAAAAKDAGVETPVDYAVFQDHGYKGLYGGLGAKDIHTRKRLRKSQKILDHMGSTEMAANLFRATQTEEKLRRDRVRGKSQANQTHFAVGKKVRQTIQELGGTMPEQLSTPETSIRQIERGKKKLARKR, from the coding sequence ATGAGTCCCAAAACACCAGAGAACCCTCGCCCCTCCTTCGACAGTATCCGGCAAGTAAGTACAGGGGGTGGTGAGTTCTGGCTGGCGCGCGAGCTGCAACCACTGCTCGATTACGCCGCTTGGGACAAGTTCAAGCGTGTGATAGACAAGGCCATCGAGGCGTGCAGGCAATCAGGCCACCCGGTCGAGGACCATTTTTCCCAAACGGCGAAAATGGTCGACATCGGATCGGGCGCCCGACGTGAGATTGAAGACTGTCGTTTGTCGCGCTACGCCTGTTATCTGATCGTGCAGAACGGCGATCCGGCCAAACCCGTCATCGCATACGGCCAAACCTACTTCGCGCTACAGACCCGCCGGCAAGAACTGCGCGATGAAGACGCTTTTTCCCGACTGACGGAGGACGAAAAGCGACTTGCCATCCGTAACGAGCTTGCGACGCATAACAGGAAGCTCGCGGCGGCAGCCAAGGATGCTGGTGTCGAAACACCAGTGGACTATGCCGTATTCCAGGACCACGGCTACAAAGGCCTCTACGGCGGGCTCGGCGCGAAAGACATACACACGCGCAAACGGCTCAGGAAGAGCCAGAAGATTCTGGACCACATGGGCAGCACCGAGATGGCGGCCAATCTGTTTCGCGCCACCCAAACCGAGGAGAAGTTGCGGCGCGATCGCGTGCGCGGCAAATCGCAGGCAAACCAGACCCATTTCGCGGTGGGAAAGAAAGTGCGCCAGACGATTCAGGAATTGGGTGGAACGATGCCGGAACAGCTTTCGACTCCCGAAACGAGCATTCGACAGATCGAACGTGGAAAGAAAAAGCTCGCGAGAAAGAGATGA
- a CDS encoding AAA family ATPase has translation MAQADIFTDLLAPELAEALHRLNPHWSGLPGPQIPSFHRHLFDRIYRDLSSGLTPATVLRGTRRVGKTILLRQVIEKLLADGVHAKHILYVPFDEIGSLRKLRDPILTIVRWYETKVLLRTINEVAHSGASAYLLFDEVQNLDAWAPQLKHLVDNNTVRVLVTGSSSLRIEAGRDSLAGRITTFDLGPLLLREIAELSMGGSAPSHWSDNGADRLSDPTFWQEAVKKAGREADLRHRSFAAFSARGGYPIAHERSDAPWPEVAAYLNETIVKRAIQHDLRLGPRGAKRDEKLLEEVFRLCCRYAGQAPGQNAFVPEIQQALAGNIGWSRILTYLRFLDGTLLVRLTPAMELRLKKRKAPAKICLSDHSLRASWLQEIIPLDPPGLAANPHQTVLAGHLAESTLGYFLASVPNLELAYFPTRGAEPEVDFVLTVGTRRIPIEVKYRRRIDPHDDTLGLRAFLEKTVYNAPFGLLVTLDDDVRVPDPRIIPISLSALLWMR, from the coding sequence ATGGCACAAGCCGACATATTCACTGATCTGCTTGCACCCGAGCTTGCCGAAGCTCTGCATCGCCTCAATCCGCACTGGAGCGGACTCCCTGGGCCGCAGATCCCGAGTTTTCACCGGCATCTGTTCGATCGGATCTACCGCGATCTAAGTTCGGGTCTCACTCCGGCCACGGTGCTACGCGGCACCCGACGCGTCGGCAAGACCATATTGCTTCGGCAGGTCATCGAAAAGCTGCTTGCGGACGGCGTCCATGCCAAGCACATTTTGTATGTTCCCTTCGATGAGATCGGCAGTCTGCGAAAGTTGCGCGATCCCATTCTGACCATCGTGCGCTGGTACGAAACCAAAGTGCTGCTGCGAACGATAAACGAGGTGGCGCACTCGGGTGCTTCTGCTTATCTGCTTTTCGACGAAGTGCAGAATCTCGATGCATGGGCGCCACAGCTCAAGCATCTAGTGGATAACAACACGGTTCGCGTATTGGTTACCGGCAGCTCGTCGCTGCGCATCGAGGCGGGACGGGACAGCCTTGCGGGGCGGATCACGACGTTCGATCTCGGGCCGTTGCTCCTGCGGGAGATCGCCGAGCTATCCATGGGCGGAAGCGCGCCCTCCCATTGGAGCGACAACGGTGCGGATCGCTTGAGCGACCCGACGTTCTGGCAAGAGGCTGTCAAGAAAGCCGGTCGTGAGGCCGATCTTCGACATCGGTCCTTCGCGGCCTTCTCCGCAAGAGGCGGGTATCCGATTGCGCACGAGCGCAGTGATGCTCCCTGGCCGGAAGTCGCCGCCTATCTCAACGAAACCATCGTCAAACGAGCGATCCAGCACGACCTCAGACTTGGGCCGCGCGGCGCAAAACGCGATGAGAAACTGCTGGAGGAGGTCTTCAGACTGTGTTGCCGCTATGCCGGTCAGGCACCTGGCCAGAATGCCTTCGTGCCGGAAATCCAGCAGGCGCTCGCCGGAAACATCGGCTGGAGCCGGATCCTGACCTACCTGCGGTTCCTGGACGGGACGTTGCTCGTGCGGCTCACCCCGGCCATGGAGCTTCGCTTGAAGAAGCGCAAGGCTCCCGCGAAGATTTGCCTAAGCGACCATAGTCTGCGGGCGAGCTGGCTGCAGGAAATCATCCCGCTCGACCCACCAGGCCTCGCCGCGAATCCTCATCAGACGGTTCTAGCCGGCCATCTCGCCGAAAGTACGCTCGGCTACTTCCTCGCGTCGGTACCGAATCTTGAGCTTGCGTACTTTCCGACCCGGGGCGCCGAACCGGAGGTCGACTTCGTCCTGACCGTCGGGACGCGGCGCATCCCCATCGAAGTCAAGTATCGAAGGCGGATCGATCCTCACGACGACACATTGGGTCTACGCGCCTTCCTGGAGAAGACCGTCTACAACGCACCCTTCGGCCTGCTTGTCACGCTCGATGACGACGTGCGCGTACCTGATCCCAGGATCATTCCCATCTCGCTTTCGGCTCTGCTTTGGATGCGATGA
- a CDS encoding DUF1156 domain-containing protein has product MNDKRLIEVAFPLEQTSLDSVHEKNVRHGHISTLHIWPARRPLAACRAALIATLLPDPGDKAKRDEILTRLAGRVEKTVKKKKLPSGRIEEVEAKETVGGILHWGRESGSDLGWFREEIRKAYGGRAPKVLDPFAGGGAIPLEAMRLGCEVTAVDINPVAWFILKCTLEYPHKLAGQTRKLPEFVLNEPAFMASYIKSRLPDYLRGKGVKESDIKKTLAKFARTELDPEQQEFLSSITSDPAFLEADLAWHVRAWGHWVLRQARRELAPYYPTYAEFCTIKPYARVPLARADEDQLKLVPTNDDGEPQIDLLNAGFDRHYLDNDRNPRWIAKPTVAYLWARTVKCKACRATIPLLKTRWLAKKDDKRVLLTMQPNADKTGVMFGIDHDVKVQGGNPAQRREHDKRIGIGTMSRSGAQCPCCGTIMTSSDLRLEGIANRLELTMTAVVTDAVGGKGYRRPTTHELNMNTASEALVGSLFDEIPLGPPSEPVPIGASRAGGGSAFTAALYGLDQWQKLFTRRQLLCLGTILQATRRANDGMREHAYPELWAQGIAAYLGLAVDRIADRSSTICHWDLGYEKVANTFSGFRLPISWDFCEASPTGDSTGSYPGQLEWIARYIEHALPAVSAAPVPSVNQASAIAAVTDGFDLVLTDPPYYDAIPYSDLMDFFYVWLRRTLSGTLHEEDHIFGPPLSPKWNHEENDGELIDDASRFGGHKRDSKNNYEVGMARAFGACHAALKSDGRLVIVFAHKHPDAWETLVSAIIKAGFVVNGSWPIRTEMGNRTRALSSAALSSSVWLVCRKRDPLARAGWDTDVLKEMESNITQRLRDFWDAGIRGPDFVWAATGPALEAYSRYPAVKKATEAGVLMTVTEFLRHVRRIVVDFVVGRVLSGGAQTSAAGDVSLDDVTTYYLLHRNDFGLKDAPAGACILYAVSCNLSERTLADQFEILSRGKGAGTTDEPDEDGEAEADPDDDSGKGSGGQFKLKAWHQRKHRSLGLEPANGKPVPLIDQVHKTMHLWKAGDENKVNDYLDQRGLRHSALFDRLVQALIEKSRAEGQTEECTILEKLSNHLRRLGSTPQAALSLSE; this is encoded by the coding sequence ATGAACGACAAGCGCCTCATCGAAGTCGCCTTCCCGCTCGAGCAAACGTCGCTCGACTCGGTGCACGAAAAGAACGTCCGCCATGGCCACATCTCGACGCTGCACATCTGGCCGGCACGCCGGCCGCTGGCTGCGTGTCGCGCGGCGCTGATCGCGACGCTGCTGCCCGATCCGGGCGACAAGGCGAAGCGCGACGAGATTCTTACCAGGCTCGCGGGCCGGGTGGAAAAGACGGTCAAGAAGAAGAAGCTGCCTTCCGGAAGGATTGAAGAGGTCGAAGCGAAAGAGACGGTCGGAGGCATCCTGCATTGGGGACGCGAGTCCGGCTCCGACCTGGGATGGTTCCGCGAGGAGATCCGCAAGGCCTACGGCGGGCGGGCGCCGAAGGTGCTCGACCCCTTCGCCGGCGGCGGTGCAATCCCCCTGGAGGCGATGCGCCTCGGCTGCGAAGTCACCGCTGTCGATATCAACCCCGTCGCCTGGTTCATCCTGAAATGCACGTTGGAGTATCCGCACAAGCTCGCCGGTCAGACGCGAAAATTGCCTGAGTTCGTGCTGAACGAGCCCGCCTTCATGGCGAGCTACATCAAGAGCCGGCTGCCGGACTACCTGCGCGGGAAGGGCGTCAAGGAAAGCGATATCAAGAAGACGCTCGCCAAGTTTGCCCGCACCGAGCTCGACCCTGAGCAGCAGGAGTTCCTGTCGTCGATCACTTCCGATCCGGCGTTCCTGGAAGCAGATCTTGCGTGGCACGTGCGCGCATGGGGCCATTGGGTCCTGAGGCAGGCACGCAGGGAGTTGGCGCCCTACTACCCGACTTATGCCGAGTTCTGCACCATCAAGCCGTACGCACGCGTCCCGCTGGCGCGCGCGGACGAAGATCAGTTGAAGCTGGTACCGACCAACGATGACGGCGAGCCGCAGATCGACTTGCTCAATGCCGGCTTCGACAGACACTATCTGGACAACGACCGGAACCCGCGCTGGATCGCGAAGCCGACCGTCGCCTACCTGTGGGCGCGAACGGTGAAGTGCAAAGCCTGCCGTGCCACGATTCCGCTGCTCAAGACGCGCTGGCTGGCGAAGAAGGACGACAAGCGCGTGCTGCTCACCATGCAGCCGAACGCGGACAAGACGGGCGTCATGTTCGGGATCGATCACGACGTCAAGGTGCAGGGCGGCAATCCGGCGCAACGGCGCGAGCACGACAAGCGCATCGGTATCGGAACGATGAGCCGTTCGGGCGCGCAGTGCCCGTGCTGCGGGACCATCATGACATCGTCAGACCTGCGCCTGGAAGGAATAGCCAACCGACTTGAACTGACGATGACAGCAGTTGTAACAGACGCCGTGGGCGGAAAGGGGTATCGACGCCCCACAACGCACGAACTCAATATGAATACCGCATCGGAAGCACTCGTGGGAAGTTTGTTTGACGAGATCCCACTCGGGCCGCCCAGCGAACCTGTCCCCATTGGAGCGAGTCGCGCCGGGGGAGGGTCAGCCTTCACTGCCGCGCTCTATGGGCTGGACCAGTGGCAAAAGCTGTTCACTAGGAGGCAGTTGCTTTGCCTAGGCACAATTCTTCAAGCTACCCGTCGCGCGAACGATGGTATGCGCGAACACGCATATCCAGAGCTTTGGGCGCAAGGCATAGCGGCATACCTTGGATTGGCAGTCGACCGTATTGCGGACCGAAGTAGCACCATTTGTCATTGGGATCTTGGCTACGAGAAGGTCGCAAATACCTTCTCCGGATTCCGATTGCCCATAAGCTGGGACTTCTGCGAAGCAAGTCCGACAGGGGACAGTACTGGTTCTTATCCAGGCCAACTGGAATGGATCGCACGATATATAGAGCACGCGTTACCGGCAGTTTCGGCGGCGCCAGTACCTTCCGTAAATCAAGCCAGCGCCATTGCAGCAGTCACCGATGGCTTTGACCTGGTCCTTACCGACCCCCCGTACTACGATGCAATCCCCTATTCCGACTTGATGGACTTCTTCTATGTATGGCTCCGCCGTACTCTTAGCGGAACGCTCCATGAGGAAGACCATATCTTTGGGCCGCCGCTCTCTCCGAAATGGAATCATGAAGAGAATGATGGTGAGTTGATCGACGATGCGTCTCGATTTGGAGGTCATAAGCGAGACTCAAAGAACAACTACGAAGTGGGTATGGCGCGTGCGTTTGGTGCATGCCATGCCGCACTGAAATCAGACGGACGATTGGTGATTGTATTCGCCCACAAACATCCTGACGCGTGGGAGACGCTGGTTTCAGCCATCATCAAGGCAGGATTCGTAGTAAATGGAAGTTGGCCAATTCGAACGGAAATGGGAAATCGAACTCGTGCTTTGTCGTCGGCCGCGCTCTCCTCCTCCGTCTGGCTCGTCTGCCGAAAACGCGACCCGCTTGCACGCGCAGGCTGGGACACCGACGTCCTCAAGGAAATGGAATCGAACATCACCCAGCGCCTGCGCGATTTCTGGGATGCCGGCATACGCGGTCCGGACTTCGTCTGGGCGGCGACGGGTCCTGCGCTTGAAGCCTACAGCCGCTACCCAGCGGTCAAGAAGGCAACCGAAGCGGGTGTGCTGATGACGGTCACGGAGTTCCTGCGCCACGTGCGCCGCATCGTGGTCGACTTCGTCGTCGGCCGCGTGCTCTCCGGCGGCGCGCAAACGAGCGCGGCCGGCGACGTCTCGCTCGACGACGTGACGACCTACTACCTCCTGCACCGCAACGACTTCGGGCTCAAGGACGCGCCCGCCGGGGCCTGCATTCTGTACGCCGTGTCCTGCAACCTGTCCGAGCGGACGCTCGCGGACCAGTTCGAAATTCTTTCGCGCGGCAAGGGCGCCGGGACCACGGACGAGCCCGACGAGGATGGCGAAGCCGAGGCCGATCCGGACGACGATTCGGGCAAAGGCAGTGGCGGGCAATTCAAATTGAAAGCTTGGCATCAGCGCAAGCACCGCAGCCTCGGACTGGAGCCGGCCAACGGCAAGCCCGTGCCTTTGATCGACCAAGTGCACAAGACCATGCATCTCTGGAAGGCCGGTGACGAAAACAAGGTCAACGACTATCTGGACCAGCGAGGCCTGCGGCACAGTGCGCTGTTCGATCGGCTCGTGCAGGCGCTGATCGAGAAGAGCCGCGCCGAGGGGCAAACCGAAGAGTGCACCATTCTGGAGAAGCTCTCCAATCATCTGCGCAGGCTGGGCAGCACCCCGCAGGCCGCACTCTCGCTTTCCGAGTAG
- a CDS encoding DUF499 domain-containing protein, with protein MAKTKAWHQVIQLRSDIRSGELSQKEFAADLYDVMMDRNRSVYHDPKEFFALTYATTKLRELARDVVLRLAGKSEKAVRQLQLTYGGGKTHALITLVHLVSNPDSLPKLPAVAEFTSHIGMTPPRARIASLVFDRLDVETGMDVRAPDGAVRRFKMPWSALAWQLGGEGGLKLLGGTAKERETPPATNVMEDLLALPEKEGLATLVLLDEVLMWAHTIVSTDKAWIRRLETFFQCLTQAAGRVKRCSLVASLLASDPGKSDDIGKEVEKALYDIFQRVADTGIQPVERQDVAEVLRRRLFTPESYSNKSGWKAQVVAALNGICELDDQSKRSRNQEESRYTEAFPFHPELTDVLFEKWTQLEGFQRTRGVLRTFASALRDAEKWSDPSPLVGPAVFLSAPGDNNLTDATRELATIARSEQYEGKRQDWQAILQGELDKARDIQLESMLENRELEQAVIATFMHSQPIDQRAQTRELMVLLGQVAPDRIELAKSLIRWADVSWYLDDTFTAERDGGLPKVWRLGSKPNLRQMHHDARMHVAPTVVEEVLEREIAGTRKLTEGARAAGAGVHNLPARPADIEDDGEFHYAVLGPKAASESGKPSPEAKRYIDETTSADRPRATNRNALVLAVPSKEGIDVARERVRDMLAWEQVREMLKSREDVDTTRLAQLEINLKAARGEMASHIVMAYCIVVTVNDANDIAAFRLSVDNEPLFLKIVADKRSRIESTAINAEALLPGGPFNLWAAGEKSRYVKDLVGAFASTARLPKMLNRQAIMDTLLRGCEAGDFVLQVTRADRSIRSFWKSRPDEQALREPSLEVVLSEAATLTDIDPALLAPGTLPELWKGEPVRIGEIAKYFSGKHYVQVDKGGFKEPMAIPAATIEVIKEAVAGSVKAAHVWLVSPGLSVHGEDVPLGLLRDDSELHAPPPPISAPELLPDRLPAVWSSGETTAHALHVALSAHMGMALPWMAIRSALDDAFRLGLLERAVDSVSWPSDAGGAAAVKIVPAERTAEARPSALGAKAATADLATSEVQDLAEYVGEIRQAAAGYPLKFRITIAVGDTSQVPQGVVDDVNRFLNRIRAGWQLE; from the coding sequence ATGGCAAAGACCAAAGCGTGGCACCAGGTCATTCAGCTTCGTTCGGACATCCGCAGCGGCGAGCTTTCGCAGAAGGAATTCGCCGCGGACCTCTACGACGTGATGATGGATCGCAATCGCTCCGTTTATCACGATCCGAAGGAATTCTTCGCGCTCACGTATGCGACCACGAAGTTGCGCGAGCTTGCACGCGATGTGGTCCTTCGGCTCGCGGGAAAATCCGAGAAGGCCGTCCGCCAGCTTCAACTCACCTACGGCGGGGGAAAGACACACGCCTTGATCACGCTCGTGCATCTGGTGTCCAACCCGGATTCGCTGCCGAAGCTGCCGGCGGTGGCGGAGTTCACCAGCCATATCGGCATGACGCCCCCTCGTGCACGCATCGCCTCACTCGTGTTCGATCGACTGGACGTCGAGACCGGGATGGATGTGCGTGCGCCCGACGGCGCCGTGCGGCGCTTCAAGATGCCCTGGAGCGCGCTGGCCTGGCAGTTGGGCGGGGAAGGCGGCTTGAAGCTGCTCGGGGGGACCGCCAAGGAGCGCGAGACGCCACCTGCCACCAATGTGATGGAAGACCTGCTTGCCTTGCCGGAGAAGGAAGGCCTCGCCACCCTGGTGCTGCTCGACGAAGTGCTCATGTGGGCGCACACGATCGTCAGCACCGACAAGGCATGGATCAGGCGGCTGGAGACTTTCTTTCAATGCCTTACCCAGGCGGCGGGGCGCGTAAAGCGCTGCTCGCTGGTTGCTTCCCTGCTCGCCTCCGATCCGGGTAAGAGCGACGACATCGGCAAAGAGGTCGAGAAGGCGCTGTACGACATATTCCAGCGCGTGGCCGATACCGGCATCCAGCCGGTCGAGCGCCAGGATGTCGCCGAAGTGCTGCGCCGGCGGCTCTTCACCCCGGAGAGCTACTCGAACAAGAGCGGATGGAAGGCGCAGGTGGTTGCTGCCTTGAACGGGATCTGCGAGCTCGACGATCAGAGCAAACGTAGCCGCAACCAGGAAGAGAGCCGCTATACCGAAGCCTTTCCTTTCCACCCCGAGCTGACCGACGTGCTGTTCGAGAAGTGGACGCAGCTCGAAGGATTTCAGCGCACCCGTGGCGTGTTGCGCACATTCGCATCCGCGCTGCGCGATGCCGAAAAATGGAGCGACCCGTCGCCGCTGGTGGGCCCGGCCGTGTTTTTGTCCGCACCGGGCGACAACAATCTGACCGACGCCACGCGCGAGTTGGCTACCATCGCGCGCAGCGAGCAATACGAGGGCAAACGCCAGGACTGGCAGGCAATCCTGCAGGGCGAGCTCGACAAGGCACGCGACATTCAGCTGGAGTCGATGCTGGAGAACCGCGAGCTGGAGCAGGCGGTGATCGCCACGTTCATGCACTCGCAGCCGATCGATCAGCGGGCGCAAACCCGCGAGCTGATGGTGCTGTTGGGCCAAGTGGCGCCGGATCGAATCGAACTGGCCAAGAGCCTCATTCGGTGGGCCGACGTTTCGTGGTATCTCGACGACACCTTCACCGCGGAGCGGGACGGCGGCCTGCCCAAAGTGTGGCGCCTGGGTTCGAAACCGAACCTGCGTCAGATGCATCACGACGCGCGAATGCACGTCGCGCCGACCGTCGTCGAGGAGGTGCTCGAAAGGGAGATCGCGGGCACCCGGAAGCTCACCGAAGGCGCGCGGGCTGCCGGAGCGGGCGTGCACAATCTGCCGGCGCGGCCGGCCGATATCGAGGACGACGGCGAGTTCCACTATGCCGTGCTCGGACCGAAAGCAGCCTCCGAATCGGGCAAGCCCAGCCCCGAAGCAAAGCGCTACATCGACGAGACGACGAGCGCCGATCGGCCTCGTGCCACCAACCGGAACGCCCTTGTTCTCGCAGTCCCTTCGAAGGAAGGCATCGATGTCGCGCGCGAGCGCGTCCGGGACATGCTCGCCTGGGAACAGGTGCGCGAAATGCTCAAGAGCCGGGAGGATGTCGATACAACGCGCCTGGCCCAACTGGAAATCAACCTCAAGGCCGCGCGCGGGGAAATGGCCTCGCACATCGTGATGGCCTATTGCATCGTGGTCACGGTCAATGATGCCAACGATATCGCCGCGTTCCGGTTGAGCGTGGACAACGAGCCCTTGTTCCTGAAGATCGTTGCCGACAAACGCTCGCGCATTGAAAGCACGGCAATCAACGCCGAGGCCCTGTTGCCGGGCGGTCCCTTCAATCTCTGGGCTGCCGGCGAGAAATCGCGCTATGTAAAGGATCTCGTCGGCGCCTTTGCTTCGACGGCGCGGCTGCCGAAGATGCTCAACCGGCAGGCGATCATGGATACGTTGTTGCGGGGGTGCGAGGCGGGCGATTTCGTCCTGCAGGTGACGCGAGCCGATAGATCGATCCGGTCATTCTGGAAATCCCGCCCCGATGAGCAAGCGCTTCGGGAGCCGAGCCTGGAAGTCGTGCTGTCGGAGGCTGCGACGCTCACGGATATTGATCCCGCATTGCTGGCGCCAGGAACGCTGCCGGAGTTGTGGAAAGGCGAACCGGTCAGGATCGGCGAGATCGCAAAGTATTTTTCGGGTAAGCATTACGTCCAGGTCGACAAGGGGGGATTCAAGGAGCCGATGGCCATCCCAGCTGCGACCATTGAAGTGATCAAGGAGGCAGTGGCCGGCTCGGTAAAAGCGGCGCATGTGTGGCTCGTGAGCCCGGGATTGAGTGTTCATGGTGAGGATGTTCCACTCGGACTGCTGCGCGACGACAGCGAGTTGCATGCACCACCGCCTCCGATCAGTGCACCGGAGTTGTTGCCGGACCGATTGCCGGCCGTCTGGTCCAGTGGTGAAACCACGGCCCACGCGCTTCACGTCGCTCTTTCGGCTCATATGGGGATGGCATTACCATGGATGGCGATCCGGTCCGCACTGGACGACGCATTTCGTCTGGGCCTGCTGGAACGCGCAGTCGATTCTGTGTCGTGGCCAAGCGACGCGGGCGGTGCGGCCGCAGTAAAGATTGTTCCGGCAGAGCGTACCGCAGAAGCGCGACCTTCAGCACTCGGCGCAAAGGCCGCGACGGCGGACCTTGCCACCAGCGAGGTGCAGGATCTTGCGGAATATGTCGGGGAGATCCGACAAGCGGCTGCCGGCTATCCGTTGAAGTTCAGAATTACCATAGCGGTGGGCGACACTTCGCAAGTCCCGCAAGGCGTGGTCGATGACGTCAACCGTTTTTTGAACAGAATTCGCGCGGGATGGCAGCTGGAATAA
- a CDS encoding BON domain-containing protein: MPRVHAFSTLASVVTVAFVLSACGSEAPETVQYPAAAPGTEKLADRGDQSIPTPPRSSSPARQESTEVPSYDGTLVAMVESAIAAEPELNTLGIDISAADGTVYLRGEARTRETRQLATEVASKIDGVKQVQNELFVTADS, encoded by the coding sequence GTGCCTCGTGTTCACGCCTTCTCAACCCTCGCATCCGTAGTCACTGTGGCGTTCGTGCTTTCCGCCTGCGGTTCCGAAGCGCCCGAAACGGTCCAGTATCCCGCAGCCGCACCGGGTACGGAAAAGCTTGCCGACCGCGGCGATCAATCGATCCCGACGCCGCCGCGGTCAAGCAGTCCGGCGCGACAAGAATCGACCGAGGTCCCCAGCTACGACGGCACGCTGGTCGCCATGGTGGAGTCGGCGATTGCGGCGGAGCCCGAGCTGAACACCCTCGGCATCGACATATCGGCCGCCGACGGAACGGTGTACCTGCGCGGCGAAGCCCGCACCCGGGAGACGCGCCAGCTGGCGACCGAGGTCGCCAGCAAGATCGACGGCGTCAAGCAAGTGCAGAACGAGCTGTTCGTGACTGCAGACTCGTAA
- a CDS encoding tripartite tricarboxylate transporter substrate binding protein: protein MKDRQPSEEGCMKKAWIGCAVGVALVGGVQAQDYPNRVVRLVAPFSPGGSTDVLTRLTGAQLSNRWNQSVVVENRVGASGRIGAEHVAKNVPPDGYTLLVAGAPHAIGVSLFRKVNYDLEKDLVAIANIATFPSVIVVHPSMPVKSAGELIALAKKRPGEIAFGSPNIGSPNHLAMELFKTMAGIDMLHIPYKGGSGQMMGDLLGGQIQLASMGFPPAVPQVKAGRLRALAVSSLKRSPVLPDVPTVDESGLRGFQVESWYGVFGPAAMPKDIVSKVHADMQAVLAGTEMKAKLAPLGAEPSLMSTDQFAKFVHAEIAKWAKVVKASGAKAD from the coding sequence ATGAAAGATCGACAACCAAGCGAGGAGGGCTGCATGAAGAAGGCATGGATCGGCTGCGCGGTCGGCGTGGCGTTGGTGGGCGGCGTGCAGGCGCAGGATTATCCTAACCGGGTGGTACGGCTGGTCGCTCCGTTCTCGCCGGGCGGCTCCACCGACGTTCTGACGCGGCTCACCGGCGCGCAGTTGAGCAATCGCTGGAACCAGTCGGTAGTGGTGGAAAACCGGGTCGGCGCGAGCGGGCGCATCGGCGCGGAGCACGTGGCGAAGAATGTGCCACCCGACGGCTACACGCTGCTGGTTGCCGGCGCGCCGCATGCGATCGGCGTGAGCTTGTTCCGCAAGGTCAACTACGACCTGGAGAAGGATCTGGTCGCGATCGCCAACATCGCCACCTTTCCGAGCGTCATCGTCGTGCATCCGTCGATGCCGGTGAAGTCGGCCGGGGAGCTCATTGCGCTGGCCAAGAAGCGCCCGGGCGAGATCGCGTTCGGCTCCCCCAACATCGGCTCGCCCAACCATCTCGCCATGGAGTTGTTCAAGACCATGGCGGGCATCGACATGCTGCACATTCCGTACAAGGGCGGATCGGGGCAGATGATGGGCGACCTGCTGGGCGGACAGATCCAGCTTGCTTCCATGGGATTTCCTCCGGCCGTGCCGCAGGTCAAGGCCGGAAGATTGCGCGCGCTCGCCGTATCGAGTCTCAAGCGTTCGCCCGTGTTGCCCGATGTGCCGACGGTGGATGAGTCGGGGCTGCGCGGGTTCCAGGTCGAGTCCTGGTACGGAGTGTTCGGTCCGGCCGCCATGCCCAAGGACATCGTTTCGAAGGTGCATGCCGACATGCAGGCGGTGCTGGCCGGCACCGAGATGAAAGCGAAGCTCGCGCCGCTCGGGGCCGAGCCGTCGCTCATGTCGACGGACCAGTTTGCGAAGTTCGTGCACGCCGAGATCGCCAAGTGGGCGAAGGTCGTGAAGGCTTCCGGGGCGAAAGCCGACTAG